GGCCTCTCTGCGCTAAGACCTGCTGCTCCCATCACCACCAGCCCCTGCACAACCCCCAGTGTTGAAAGTCCGGGAGGGAAGGGGGTTCACACCAGCATGGCGGGAAGGGGGAGGCAGCAGGGGACATGGTGACAACGGCAGCAGGGAGGGCTGTCCCTACATGGTGCAGTGCAGCCAGGCCGGGATGACCGCGATGCCCACCCAAGGAGCCTGGGACCAGGGTGCTGCCCACCCGCCCGCCCACCCGCCGCCCCGTCCCCTCGCCCGGGTGCCCCGCACCTTCACAAAGCGCAATGCAGTTCAGGTTGCGGCTCTGGAGGAAGCGAGACTGGATGGATCGGGTCTGCGGGGAAAGCAGGAAAGCACCCGGCATTAACCACACGCGGGCAGTCCCTGCTCAGCGCGATCCGTTCCCGCTCAGCGCGATCCGTCCCCCACCGCCTCCTCCCCGACTTTGGGACCGGGCGGGAGCCGGCACGGCCCCGGAGCCTGGCTGCAGCCGGCGATGCAGCCCCAGGTCCCCCAGCGACTGctgcagagcttcacccctgcacCGCAGCCCCCACAGGGGGCTTCAATGCCCCCCCCCGGCATTTGCCAAAAGGCAGGGGACACCACTGCTCCCACGCTACAAGGGTAAACTGAGGCCAGGACAGCCCAGCCCCGTCCCTCGCGCCCAGCTCCCCCCCCGCCGACTGTCACCTGGGGAATGGTGTTCATCCGGTTGTATCTCTGCACCAGCTCGTCCTTCGAAGGCATCCGGTGCTGCCCTTTCCCCATCCCTGCAGGACAAGCGACACCACCGCCGTCACTCCCTAGCCCCAGCACGGGACGCGGGGGCTTCCTGGGGTGGGGACCGCTGCGGCCACTGGGCAAGGAGCCCCCCCAGGGCCCGTCACCCGGCAGCATCCTGGGGACACCAGTGAGAGGACGTGATACGTGAGCACAGCACCTCCCTGACCTTCCCCGAGTTCAAGTCGGGCCCTGGGAGAGCAGCACCCGGCCCCGAGGTCCCGCAGGGTGGGAGCACTCGATATTCGGAGCTGGCAAACGAAGCAGACCCAGCGGCCGGAGCGCGACACCCGACAGCAAGGAGAGGGTCTGAGCTGGCTGTGCCCAGAGCCCCCGTGGCCACGGCACCCGCACCGAGCCTGGCAGAGCTGCTCGGAGAGACGAGTTGTCTCCCTGGGGAAAACTCCACCAAAACACCTTAGAGTCAGTTCTTCCCTAGAAAATGCTGGATTTTCCCCCTGTGACCAGAGCGGTGCATTGGAAACGCCAGATCCGGAGGGGAGAGGCTGGTCCAGGCAGGAAGGATGCCCCAGACAGGGCCAGGAGGCCTTGCCACCCTCCTCCCTGTGCGGCTCATCCCAACGGCATCATCCGAAGCGGAGCCGGGCCCCGGGCCCATGCAGGGATTGGGATGGGAGCGCAGGCGGGACGGAGCGGCGCACGCAGCCTCTTACCTGAGTATCCAAAGGAAATACTGGAGATGGGGCTCAGATAGATGCCCTTGCCATAGGCTGCTCCATGCAGCTTGCAGGAAAACACCAGGGTGAGCGACGCGGGGGAGCGGGATGGGTGGCCGTGCCGAGGCCACCCCGACAGCCCGGCCCTGGGGCCACCACGGCGGAGAAAGCCCAGCCTCGGCGGGCAGCGGACCCCGCGCAGCAGGGCTTGCACCTCTCTTGGCGCCCTGCCGTCCCTCCCTACCTGCCGTCCCCCACCTGCCAGGCCATCCGGCCCTTTGCGGCTACGGCTACGGCTtcggccgggccggcggccgggGGAGCGTTACCTGCAGCTTGGTGTAGGACGCGTTCACCAGCCCGTTGCGGAGGATGGAGTGCCAGTTCTCAATGTGAGAGCCGCTGAAAGAGCCAGGGCCGCGTCAGCCCCCGTCCCgcgccacccacccacccacccgccCGCCACGGGTGCCGGGGTCGCCCCCGAGGAGCCCGCCGGCCCCTGCCAGCCCCGTGGCCAACGCACTGGAAAGCGAAGGTGCTGCCGTAGAGCTTCTTGGCGGTGCGGAAACGGGCCTCCTTGGCCGGGGGGCTGCTCAGCAGGAGGAACTGGTGTGAGGTGTGCATAAACTTCAGCTGCTACCAGCGGAAACGGAAGAGCAAACCCAGCGCCGgcggggagagaggagagacggACACAGATCATGCacggcagcccggccccggtcGCTTGGCCGAGAGGGCTCGGCCATGCCGCGAGGGCAGTGACAGCTCTCCCATCGCTGCCATCTCTGCCATCCCACATGCCATATCCTGCGTCCCACACGCTGTATCCCGCATGCCGTATCCCATACCCTGCATCTCACCTGCACAGCTCCAGGGGCTGTGTGCCACAGCGctgagctggagagccaggccaCTTACCCTGCTGAGAGGTAGCTTGACGATGTGGGATCTGTTGCTGGAGATTATCcttggaaggaggaggaggagaagggtggTCGGACAGGGCGGCCGGGGTGCCATGCGAGTCACGCCAGGCCCTGGGTGTCTGGCTCAGCCTTGAGCTGGGCCAACCTTGCAAATGTTGCCCCTGGGCCGGCCAGGGGGTGCAAACACCCTCCaggagaaagcagctctgccctggccccGGGCGACAGCCCCAAGGTGGCCGCGATGGGTCAGGGAGCTCGTGCCGGAGGTGCCCGGCGGCCAGTCCCATGCCGCAGGGCTCCAGGtggctgccccctgccccccctcctACCCTGTCCCCCCCGCCCAGCCCTCAGCTTTACCATTGCAGGAGGGGATGCGCCAGGGGGTCCAGCTTGTCCATCTGCTTCTTGATCTCCAGATATGACCCCTGGCAGAGACATGGCGGAAGTGAGAGGGGGTGCAGGTGGGTCCCCCATCTTCCAGCCCCCCCAGCACGATCCCAGATGGATGGACGCCAGCGCCAAAGTGCCGTCCTCAGGACAAGGCCAAGGAGAAGGATCCTGCACTGGGAAGGGGATTGGCTGCACTGTCCCATCTAAGGCAGTCTCGCATGGCACTGTGGGGCCAAGGAGGTTGTGGGACCTTCCAGCTTTGGCTCCAGGAGCGCGGGGCTGGGATGGGCAGGTTGGGCAGGGGGGCCTGTGTACCTGGGTCATTTCCCGGATGGACATCACGCTGTCCAGGGCCTTCTGCAGTCGCTCGTAGTTCTTCTTCTgcatgtggggcaggagaggggcggCCGTTGGAGGTGTGCTCCAGGCTTGCCCACCGGCCCCGGCACCGTGCAGCCCTGAAGCACcaaccccctgtgctgcccccagCTCAGCAGCACTTACCTTGGGGTTGAAGGCAAGTGTTTTGGGGTCATTGGGGTCCACCACGGAGGGGTAAGGCTCAAAGATGATGCTCTTGCGGGGGGACTCCAGGGCAGCACGGCACATGGCCACAAGCAGGTCCACCACCTGGGCAGAGAGCACGGGCGGAGGGATGGAGGAGCAGGGATGGCGGTGCCCCAAATCACCCCATGGCTCCAGCAGCCCCCTCTTCTGCTCACGGCCCCCTTGGACCTTCACCCTCACCTTGGGGCTGGATCTGGCCCTGCTCTGAGTCAGGGTGAAGCAGCCAGAGGAGAACCCCAAGGACAACATGAGGTGGCCATCCTGGAACTGCCACCCTCAGCGTCCACGTCACCCGCCTCGCCCAAAAGCCCATGTGTGTGCCAGTACCTCAGCGCCCGTGGCCACCTCCTCTGCCGCACCGGACATCACACCAAGGGTGTAGAAGGAGAAGACACACAGCTCCCGGGTGCACACAGCCGGCTGCGGAGGACACAGGCACCATGTGTCAGGTCGGATAGAGCCCCCAGCCCCCAAGGGGGACAGTGCCCCCTTGTGTCCTGTGACACAGGGGCACCACGGGGGCTCTGCTGGCACTCAGCACCCCCAGCTGCGCCCGctcggcccccgccccggccccggcctcggcacCTTGAGCATGGAGCCGTTCTGGAAGACGTGCTGCTCGTCGCACACCACGCAGTACTCGTTGAGCGTCGGGATCCGCTGCTCCGCATACTTCATGATCTGCGGGGGAGGCCGCGGGGGGTCAGGCCCTGCTGCGGCAGCAATGCCGGGAGCAGGGGCCCTTGCGGAGATGGGGATCACCCTGATGGCCTGGGTGCTCGGGTACCACCCGGGCAGGCTCTGCCTTGTCGAGGAAGCAGCGGGCAGCGGGATGCGGAGTGGCACGGAGGATGCTCTGGGCAGCAGGACGCAGGGTGGTCACATGGGTGCTCACCTGGACGAGGAAGCCGTACTCCAGCGTGGGGACGTTCTTGCAGTGGCCGCCAACCTGCGGACAGAGCCGGAGCAGAGCCAGCTGCGTTATCCCCTTTCCCCCACGCATCCCCTGCCTCCGCACGGCGCCTGGGGCCCTGCCGGCTCCGGGGccctgaacatccccagcacggCAAGGTGTCTCCACCAGGGGCAGGTGCCCTGAAAATGCCATGGGGATGCCGACATGCTCCCAGGGATGCAGCCACATCTGGGGCATGTTGCCAACCTGAGCCCTGCCAGATACCACCAGGACCGGGTCTGGGATCAGCCAAACCCCGCCTGGCCCCCATGGCCAGTGACCCAGCTCACCCACCCTCGGTCCGcaggcaccccagggtgctgggaacGAGGTGCAGCGGAGAGAGCCACACGGGGACACAGCCCGGCCCAACAGGGTCTGAcacgctgccctggctgggcagATCTCCCCGGCAGCACTGGGCCACCACTGGAACCACGATGGCCAAGACACTCCAGGGCAGCCCTGCGGACACCCGCCGTGCGCAGGGGAGgatgggaaggggagggagagcaAAGCAAGCCCCGAGCCGGGGAGGCACCCACCAGGATGTTGAAGGGGGCGACAcctgcctgggtgctgggggggtagCCGAAAACCTCCACCTTGGGGTTCTTCACGGTGCAGGAGACGGAGCGGTTCATCAGGCGGTTGACGCGCACCTCGGGCATGCCCAGCTTGCCCTTCAGCACCGAGTCCTGGATGACGGGGAAGCTGGGCGACCTGTGGGCACAGAGCCGCGCTGACCTCCCCGCGGGCCACCATCAGCGTGGTGCCGGGCCCTGCCCCACGCTGCGGCCAACGTCAGGGCGGGCAGGGCATCAAGCGGGGAGGAAGGCCCAGCcctgtccttcctcctcctcaagaGGTCTGATGGAGCCAGGCACTGTCCCTAAGCCACGCTAGTTGTTtctcccccctgctcctccttccccttAAAGCCAGCACTAGATCCACTTTTTTAATGGTTTCTGGGAGCCCCCTTGACCTCTTTGGGCTCTTGCAGAGAGTGGCATTAAGTGACAGTATCCGAGGTGcagatggggaaaccgaggcacggtaCCAGGACGCAGTTTCCAGCCCACCTGGCTAAAGCCAGGCCTGGGGTGACGGGACACAGGGCCACCTCTCGAGGGGACATGGCGAGGAGATGCCAGCAGTAGCGGGGCCGGCACCTGGGACCTTACTTGGGGATGGGGGAGAAGATGCTGAGGCCCGCTCGAAACTTCTTGATGGTGCCACTCGTCTTGAACCAGCTGTGCCGCTTCTCCTGCTGGGTCTTCAGGAAGTCGTTGCTCAGGTGTTTCCATTGCTGCGACGTGAACATGCCCAGGATCCTGGGCAGAGAGGCGGCGTGGGCGCCCGAGTCGGGCACCGAGCACACGAGGGCCCTTCGGTGCCCGGCTCGGCCCCGTGTGCGGTGCTCGGCCGCGCGTGCCAGGCCCACGGCGCTGGGTGGCCTGtgccccccggctctgccccagctcctctccccGACCCAGCGCCGGGTACCAAACCCAGCGGAGAGCCAGTCCGGGGCCAGCCATGCCTGGCACGGGGCTGTCTGGCAGGAAAGGCTGCGACATGGGGACACGTAGCACCCGGCTGGCTGGCTTCAGGGCTCAACGGCGCGGTGGCCGTGTCCCTGCAGACCCGCCGCGAGCGCCCCCCGCCACCCCGGGCACCCGCCGTGTTTCGGCTCTTACTTCTTCAGCTGCAGCCCCAGTCCGAACCCCTCCTTGTTGGACGGCTGGAAAACCTCGATGGACGGTTCTGCGGAGAGACGACGGCCGCTGCCAGTGCTGCCGAGCTGCCCCGGTGCCGGGCACCCCACGGGCCTGTCCCAGGGCACCGTCCCGAGGGCACGCGGGGAGCAGAGGCCGGGGTGGAGCGTGATGCCCCTCCATGGGGTCCCGGGGTACCAGCCCCCTGGGAAGGACCCTTGGCGCCTCCTCCGTTTGCGGGGAGCAGGGGTGGTGGAGCGTcacccgcgcgcccccgcgcCTTACGCGCCCGAGGGCAGGGACCCCCCGGCCTGCTCACCGGGGCCATCGAGGTACTGCGAGAGCGAGAACCGCAGGCGCAGCACGATGGGCTCCGTCCGCAGCACCTTCCAGGCCGTCGCCACCTCCTCCTGCCGAGGGAGAGCCGTGCGTCGGCAGAGCCGTGGGGGCCCGGACCACGTCCTCCGGCACGCCACCCAGAAAGCCAAATTCGGGGACGCCCGGGGGACGTCAAGGCCACCCCGCGCGCACAGGCCCCCGCGCCGTGGGGCACCGCCCCGGGCGCGCCGGCGCCGCGGTGACTCACATCGAGGAAGCTGATGTTCACGTGGAGGTCGATGTCCACGTCGTCGATGGTCCCATACTCCCTGCGGAGACAGGCGCCGCAGCGGGAAAGCCGGGATGAGGCCGggccggtgccagccccaccgCCAGCCACCCCCTCGCCAGGGCAGCCGCGTGCCAGCGCAGTCCCCGCGTCCCGCCGGCACGCATGCGTCCCCCCGAGCCTGGGTGGCGCGGGACAGggtgcggggcgctgcggcggccggCAGAGCCGGGAGCACCCACCTGACGGACACCGAGGTCTCGCTGTAGATCTCCTTCACGGCCTCGATGTCGGCGTCCAGCTGCGGGTGGCGGTACAGGTCGGCGGCGCAGGTCCCCTGCGGGCGCAGAGCCAGCGGCGCGGTCAGGGGCGGCCGCGCGGGCCCCCGGCTCTGTCCGcgtcggccccggcgctgccggcggcttACCTGCACGCCATACAGAAACTCCTCGGACTCGTTGTCCCCGTCGGAGTCATCGTCCGTCCAGTACTGGCCCTTGAGGTCCTGCGGAGGCAGCGGGTTAGGACGGGGAGCCCGCGCGGGGCAGGACAGCGGGGTGGCCTCGGTCCCGTTGTGCCCCCCGCATCCGcgccgggcggagcggagcggagcgaagCGCCCCGGGAAGCGGCGGGATGCCGCGCGCGTGCTCGCTgcagggccgggcgccgcggggagggccggTGAGCGCCGCACGGCCTGGCCCCGGGGCCTCCCCGCTCCCTCGCCGCCCGGGAGGCCGCGGGCCGGCCCCTGCCAcctccgccaccgccgccgctgccgccccctcaCCATTTTACCGGCGCTCGTCCGCGGGCGCTAGGCCTCTCGCCTCCTCCATGCTACCGGGCGGGCTGCGGCGAGCGGGGCGGCCATCCGAGTGGCCCCGGCCCTGACGTCAGGCCTgccagcggggccggcagcgcgctccgctctgctccgctccgccgTCTCCCAGCAACCCGGCCGggccggcacggcgcggcacggcacggcacggcacggcgcggcacgccACGCTGACGTCAGCCCCGCGCCGGCCAACGCTGCCGGGCGAGCGGCAGCGCCGtgcgcgcccgccggcccccggcccaccGCTGCGTTACAAGCAGAGGGCGGTTtgttctccccccctcccttttcccgcTCCCCGGCATCTTATCTCGGCTTGGCGCGAGCAAGGAGCAACGCCCTGGGTCAACAGGGCCGCTGCCGGGGGCCCCGGGGGCTCCTccgcgggccgcggggccggctgccggcccaGCACCGCACGGgcaccccggcgctgccccgcgcccgaaACGCGGCTCCTCGGCGGGGGAGCCCCGGCGTCGCCCACGTTCAGCGTGGCACCAGGCCAGCATCGCCGGAGTTTTTTTGGCTAGCCGGGCACCGAGGggctgccaggagaggggccagtgACACCAGCGTGTCCCCATGCAGCACACCCAGGCCCCGGGGCTGTgtcaccccccccagcaccctgtgctGGCACGGGGTCCCCTGTCGGGTGCCCCAGCTGTCCCTAGCACGGGGTCCCCCGTCGGGTGCCCCCGTTCTTCCTAGCACAGGGTCCCCCATTGGGTGCCCCCGCTGTCCCCAGCACGGGGTCCCACGTCTCTGCCTCTGCCCCCGGCTTCGGGGGCCACGTGGCATCGCCGGGAGCCCCAGGACCGGTGGTTGTGCCGGGAGATGTCacccgcagccccgctgccccccgtgCCTGGGATGCTGGGGGTCAATGGCAGCAGAGCTGCCGGGAGGGTTTTGCCCCCCTTCCCGTGCTGGGAGCTGGAGCGGGGCACGGCGAGCAGGGATGCTGCTGCCCAAGCGGTGGCCTTGGTCCCTGCCGGCACGCTGAAACCACGTGCACTTTACACCGGGCAGGGAGTTCACGGCAGTCGCGGCTCGCCAAGCCACGCTGCCGCCGGGTGCCGGCAGAGACGGCCGCTGATAAGGGCGCAGCGACTGCACGTGATAAACGTGCTCgcggggggcaggggggcaggggggcacgCGGGACGCGGATGTGCTGGCCCCGGGAGCAGCCATCGCCCCGTGCGGTCCCCGACCACAGGCCGCGGGGTGACGCACCGCAAGCGGAGCCGGCGCAGGACATGCGGCCGAGGCCGGTCGTGCTCAGACACCTCCGCTGTGCGGCCGTCGGGCTGGGACCAGCCCTTTGCCGGCTGCAGCAGGAAACCGGTTTGAAGAACTGCCCCCAAATCTCCGCTTTCCCAGTGAGCGAGTGCCAGGGCCGGGGAAGGGGCAGAGCGGCGGGGACGACGGAGCGAGCTGAAAGAGGGACTCGCACACCCGCCGGCCTCGCTCGGGGCCCGCTGCACCGAGCTGCCCCGTGCTCAGCCGCACCCTGCGGGGCTGACTCATGCGGGAAGCGGTCCCATCCCTCTCCTTGACAGGAAAGCAGCTGACGTCTGTCCTTCTGCGGCCAGGAGCCAGAGGAACCCTTCCCCCAAGGCAGCGGGGCCGGACGGGGAGCGGGAGGCCTGGGCACGGCCGGGCGCGCATCCGGGGCAGGCAGCACCGGGAGCCGAGCTGGGCAGGCCTCAGCTCCCTGGCCGGCGCGGCTGCGGGTGTGCCTGGGAGGTGATGCAAAAACGATTCCCTAGGGCGTGTTCCCGGGAAGGATCCGGCCGCCCGAGTACTGCCTGTCAGGCTGTGACTTACCCCGTGTGAAAGCATTGCCAGGGGTGCTTACGGCTGGCCCCAAAACTCAGCAGCCCGTTATAAAACAGCAGCCGCCCCTTCCACGTTACGGGAGGCGTGCTCTTTGCCCAAGCACGATTCTGGCCAAGGCAGAGCACGCTGAAGCGGGCCGGACACCGCCGCGGCTGTCGGCCCTCTCCTCGGCACGCCGCGCACCCCCGGTGCCTCCCAGGCGGGGAGGGAGGCTGCCCCTCTCGCAGGAAGGGCGCGAGTCTCCGGGTGCCGGCAGCACCCGTGGTGTCCCGCCAGGGTAACACGCCGTGAGGCAGTGGGAAAACAAATTAATACAGCAGCCGCGGCCGCCTTCCCCGCACCGATGCCCCGGCCTGCAGACTTGACcctcagcagcagcctgtgacggGCGGCAAGTCGGGGCCGTGTGCTGCCAGCCGGGCTATCGGCACTGCCGCGGCCATCCCGCTCCGCAGCCCGTCACCCCCCGGTCCCCGCCGTGCCCTGTCCTAGCCCGGCTCTGCAGCAGCCGAGGTCGTGCCCGCTTGCTTTCCTCCTAATCTCTTTTATCCGCAGGGATTTATCTAGGCAGCTTTAATCCGAGCCTTGATTCTGGCGAGGCgcagagaaagcagaagaagCAGCTGGGGGTGGCCGCTTGCAGAGGGGCGAAGGTGCCGGCGCCCGGCCCTGCTGCGGCCGCCTCCGTCGCTCCGCGAGCAGCCAGTGCACgctgcggtgggggcagagccctcCTGCAGCAATTTTTGGCCCAAACGCTAATGTGAGGATTTGGGGCCGGGGGTGACAGCACTGTGCGAGCTCTCCCTGCGGCCCAGCTCTCTGGGCGAGCAGGGCGCAGCCTCCACTGAAGGCCACTGAGATTTTTTGAGAGTCGGGT
This Apteryx mantelli isolate bAptMan1 chromosome 15, bAptMan1.hap1, whole genome shotgun sequence DNA region includes the following protein-coding sequences:
- the PARP6 gene encoding protein mono-ADP-ribosyltransferase PARP6 isoform X3 — encoded protein: MDLKGQYWTDDDSDGDNESEEFLYGVQGTCAADLYRHPQLDADIEAVKEIYSETSVSVREYGTIDDVDIDLHVNISFLDEEVATAWKVLRTEPIVLRLRFSLSQYLDGPEPSIEVFQPSNKEGFGLGLQLKKILGMFTSQQWKHLSNDFLKTQQEKRHSWFKTSGTIKKFRAGLSIFSPIPKSPSFPVIQDSVLKGKLGMPEVRVNRLMNRSVSCTVKNPKVEVFGYPPSTQVGGHCKNVPTLEYGFLVQIMKYAEQRIPTLNEYCVVCDEQHVFQNGSMLKPAVCTRELCVFSFYTLGVMSGAAEEVATGAEVVDLLVAMCRAALESPRKSIIFEPYPSVVDPNDPKTLAFNPKKKNYERLQKALDSVMSIREMTQGSYLEIKKQMDKLDPLAHPLLQWIISSNRSHIVKLPLSRQLKFMHTSHQFLLLSSPPAKEARFRTAKKLYGSTFAFHGSHIENWHSILRNGLVNASYTKLQLHGAAYGKGIYLSPISSISFGYSGMGKGQHRMPSKDELVQRYNRMNTIPQTRSIQSRFLQSRNLNCIALCEVITSKDLQKHGNIWVCPVSDHVCTRFFFVYEDGQVGDANINTQDPKIQKEIMRVIGTQVYTN
- the PARP6 gene encoding protein mono-ADP-ribosyltransferase PARP6 isoform X1 gives rise to the protein MDLKGQYWTDDDSDGDNESEEFLYGVQGTCAADLYRHPQLDADIEAVKEIYSETSVSVREYGTIDDVDIDLHVNISFLDEEVATAWKVLRTEPIVLRLRFSLSQYLDGPEPSIEVFQPSNKEGFGLGLQLKKILGMFTSQQWKHLSNDFLKTQQEKRHSWFKTSGTIKKFRAGLSIFSPIPKSPSFPVIQDSVLKGKLGMPEVRVNRLMNRSVSCTVKNPKVEVFGYPPSTQAGVAPFNILVGGHCKNVPTLEYGFLVQIMKYAEQRIPTLNEYCVVCDEQHVFQNGSMLKPAVCTRELCVFSFYTLGVMSGAAEEVATGAEVVDLLVAMCRAALESPRKSIIFEPYPSVVDPNDPKTLAFNPKKKNYERLQKALDSVMSIREMTQGSYLEIKKQMDKLDPLAHPLLQWIISSNRSHIVKLPLSRQLKFMHTSHQFLLLSSPPAKEARFRTAKKLYGSTFAFHGSHIENWHSILRNGLVNASYTKLQLHGAAYGKGIYLSPISSISFGYSGMGKGQHRMPSKDELVQRYNRMNTIPQTRSIQSRFLQSRNLNCIALCEVITSKDLQKHGNIWVCPVSDHVCTRFFFVYEDGQVGDANINTQDPKIQKEIMRVIGTQVYTN
- the PARP6 gene encoding protein mono-ADP-ribosyltransferase PARP6 isoform X2 — protein: MDLKGQYWTDDDSDGDNESEEFLYGVQGTCAADLYRHPQLDADIEAVKEIYSETSVSVREYGTIDDVDIDLHVNISFLDEEVATAWKVLRTEPIVLRLRFSLSQYLDGPEPSIEVFQPSNKEGFGLGLQLKKILGMFTSQQWKHLSNDFLKTQQEKRHSWFKTSGTIKKFRAGLSIFSPIPKSPSFPVIQDSVLKGKLGMPEVRVNRLMNRSVSCTVKNPKVEVFGYPPSTQAGVAPFNILVGGHCKNVPTLEYGFLVQIMKYAEQRIPTLNEYCVVCDEQHVFQNGSMLKPAVCTRELCVFSFYTLGVMSGAAEEVATGAEVVDLLVAMCRAALESPRKSIIFEPYPSVVDPNDPKTLAFNPKKKNYERLQKALDSVMSIREMTQGSYLEIKKQMDKLDPLAHPLLQWIISSNRSHIVKLPLSRLKFMHTSHQFLLLSSPPAKEARFRTAKKLYGSTFAFHGSHIENWHSILRNGLVNASYTKLQLHGAAYGKGIYLSPISSISFGYSGMGKGQHRMPSKDELVQRYNRMNTIPQTRSIQSRFLQSRNLNCIALCEVITSKDLQKHGNIWVCPVSDHVCTRFFFVYEDGQVGDANINTQDPKIQKEIMRVIGTQVYTN
- the PARP6 gene encoding protein mono-ADP-ribosyltransferase PARP6 isoform X4; the encoded protein is MDLKGQYWTDDDSDGDNESEEFLYGVQGTCAADLYRHPQLDADIEAVKEIYSETSVSVREYGTIDDVDIDLHVNISFLDEEVATAWKVLRTEPIVLRLRFSLSQYLDGPEPSIEVFQPSNKEGFGLGLQLKKILGMFTSQQWKHLSNDFLKTQQEKRHSWFKTSGTIKKFRAGLSIFSPIPKSPSFPVIQDSVLKGKLGMPEVRVNRLMNRSVSCTVKNPKVEVFGYPPSTQVGGHCKNVPTLEYGFLVQIMKYAEQRIPTLNEYCVVCDEQHVFQNGSMLKPAVCTRELCVFSFYTLGVMSGAAEEVATGAEVVDLLVAMCRAALESPRKSIIFEPYPSVVDPNDPKTLAFNPKKKNYERLQKALDSVMSIREMTQGSYLEIKKQMDKLDPLAHPLLQWIISSNRSHIVKLPLSRLKFMHTSHQFLLLSSPPAKEARFRTAKKLYGSTFAFHGSHIENWHSILRNGLVNASYTKLQLHGAAYGKGIYLSPISSISFGYSGMGKGQHRMPSKDELVQRYNRMNTIPQTRSIQSRFLQSRNLNCIALCEVITSKDLQKHGNIWVCPVSDHVCTRFFFVYEDGQVGDANINTQDPKIQKEIMRVIGTQVYTN
- the PARP6 gene encoding protein mono-ADP-ribosyltransferase PARP6 isoform X5; translated protein: MDLKGQYWTDDDSDGDNESEEFLYGVQGTCAADLYRHPQLDADIEAVKEIYSETSVSVREYGTIDDVDIDLHVNISFLDEEVATAWKVLRTEPIVLRLRFSLSQYLDGPEPSIEVFQPSNKEGFGLGLQLKKILGMFTSQQWKHLSNDFLKTQQEKRHSWFKTSGTIKKFRAGLSIFSPIPKSPSFPVIQDSVLKGKLGMPEVRVNRLMNRSVSCTVKNPKVEVFGYPPSTQAGVAPFNILVGGHCKNVPTLEYGFLVQIMKYAEQRIPTLNEYCVVCDEQHVFQNGSMLKPAVCTRELCVFSFYTLGVMSGAAEEVATGAEVVDLLVAMCRAALESPRKSIIFEPYPSVVDPNDPKTLAFNPKKKNYERLQKALDSVMSIREMTQGSYLEIKKQMDKLDPLAHPLLQWIISSNRSHIVKLPLSRQLKFMHTSHQFLLLSSPPAKEARFRTAKKLYGSTFAFHGSHIENWHSILRNGLVNASYTKLQGWGKGSTGCLRRTSWCRDTTG